One part of the Arabidopsis thaliana chromosome 1 sequence genome encodes these proteins:
- the AUL1 gene encoding auxin-like 1 protein — protein sequence MEYEKSPTATTFSRKISNNRSHSLSFSANAVYDGVFSSPVNSKSPLVDYGEIFRGSGPSPSSIPFLDVPELNVGKVKVDVRSSKLDYSSVFGGLGACDFAVTPKEVIIKSEKKTSINEDKKRNRRKGGNSSDVPLCNEGKKSPEMVRMKHSDISYHQTVPRNENGATHLTQVPATMPGPIPTQVVDNTSLLHKIESKSTPIPAVEKKLPCNEGREEVKASRKQGSKTEVDFENIFARDGCSTRDDSTCKTVSNGEYRDVKPPSSFQCTLNGEHGASERLSGLNSGPSERYETEDADSPSSPPYFDAETDENSVAAESSAALKKAIEEAQIRMNIAKQMMEKKKSGFRSCAKLKSCDDSKIENKGNTKVEGITEESRDNNSQILGEMVKPSEQSFSNEGDQHAKRARKLWGVPEGLLKSTSDHKPEELEEQDIITLEEEQARRGRKHWELPGGIFKSVMNSKQQEPENLAPAKPEPDTKQEVQPITENPFYTFGQLGSKLKCVVEAFTGSKVSQKDEKQFTEKENSTVTQMVQDEESDSQEMLAGIPVIETYLREVEETPQQTESKSEMNIEEKSESTICAFTERSSQNMEKETGWQVKSACKFEDGSGVKDFQENGDHTCNVLDQEGEKEIVSEPQEMLVGPDDSKTYVREVEETPTPSLNKTQSDDSVGAMVSFNRVNISEPGNIDEVQEAVHKVPRRRRVWKTSEDVYNMIKAPKGNNRPWQLESAENETTAMSFHEEGVRIHHASEEIESTSGQASDSGLQENWTVLKQMFRQMFQTADTKGEDETYCLVESERGHLDIHQKAQEKYEQVEVETVRTNYEAYAHTRENEDESAQETYCRKEDGKVEVQGKTSLVRELIGEELEMASLEEEDVQEASEEAGWVQGLSELNEINEHADSHAEMLEYDRSETDSNNSRERFDQTQEQAEETMIDGSIDTDTSRSSFEMRQGDSYIEEVGIEQHRSDQFPEKASAVSNTEEHIEEIDSDSIQSGWSVVEDDDRSLQDGGASQAESKHDELEETKEESDEMKTSLGVERNGDKKELEHQFECQENETYRSNVEAAESSCRFPNGEEIIGAATNGNMKENEGEEGEESCRSSMEEEGDATSDIGAATDGNMKENEGEESCRSSMEEEGDATSDISQNKAETVEEHLKKIDETREKERERKQERVMVERAIREARERAFADAMERAGKTAMEKAKAVAHRREVPRKSEKGSVEVNDKLSSAEKASMQAKLRAERAAVERAITEVRERAMEKALSGKSAASQAKSYGGSKSFSSSGERRGSSSSQGTENKSSGPSNSSNQTAKGEPIQRCKARSERHQRTSDRAAEALAEKKLRDLKTQKEQTERNRLAEALDADVKRWSSGKENNLRALISTLQYILGAESGWKPIPLTDLVSSASVRKAYRKATLYVHPDKLQQRGASTQQKYICEKVFDLLKEAWNKFGADER from the exons ATGGAGTATGAGAAATCTCCCACTGCTACTACTTTCTCTAGGAAGATTAGTAATAATCGTAGCCATAGTCTTAGCTTTAGTGCAAATGCCGTATACGACggagttttttcttctccggtGAATTCGAAATCTCCTTTAGTTGATTACGGTGAGATTTTCCGAGGTTCAGGTCCTTCTCCGTCTTCGATTCCGTTTCTGGATGTTCCGGAGCTGAACGTTGGTAAGGTTAAGGTCGATGTTCGGAGTTCTAAGCTCGATTACTCTTCGGTGTTTGGTGGCTTAGGAGCTTGCGATTTTGCTGTTACTCCTAAGGAGGTGATCATCAAGTCCGAGAAGAAAACCTCCATTAACGAGGATAAGAAAAG GAATCGTAGGAAAGGTGGAAATTCTTCTGATGTTCCTCTTTGCAACGAGGGGAAAAAATCACCTGAAATGGTTAGGATGAAGCACTCTGATATATCATATCACCAGACGGTCCCTCGTAATGAGAATGGGGCTACTCATCTTACTCAGGTCCCTGCTACTATGCCTGGTCCTATTCCGACTCAAGTGGTTGATAATACGAGTTTGTTGCACAAGATTGAAAGTAAATCAACTCCTATTCCAGCAGTTGAGAAGAAGCTGCCATGTAACGAGGGTCGTGAGGAAGTCAAGGCTTCTAGAAAGCAGGGATCTAAAACTGAGGTTGATTTTGAGAACATTTTTGCTCGAGATGGATGCAGTACGCGTGATGACTCCACGTGTAAGACCGTTTCTAATGGTGAATATCGGGATGTGAAACCGCCTTCAAGCTTTCAGTGTACATTGAATGGTGAACATGGAGCTTCTGAAAGGTTATCGGGTTTAAATTCTGGGCCTTCGGAAAGGTATGAAACTGAAGATGCTGATTCTCCAAGTTCACCTCCATACTTCGATGCTGAAACAGATGAAAATTCGGTTGCCGCTGAGTCTTCTGCAGCACTGAAAAAGGCTATAGAAGAGGCTCAAATAAGAATGAATATTGCAAAACAAAtgatggaaaagaaaaagtccGGCTTTCGCAGTTGTGCAAAACTGAAATCTTGTGATGACTCTAAAATTGAGAATAAAGGGAACACAAAGGTTGAAGGAATTACAGAAGAAAGCAGAGACAACAATTCTCAGATTCTCGGTGAAATGGTGAAACCTTCTGAACAATCATTTTCAAACGAGGGAGATCAGCATGCTAAAAGAGCGCGGAAGCTGTGGGGAGTTCCTGAAGGACTTTTAAAATCAACTTCAGACCATAAGCCAGAAGAGTTAGAAGAGCAAGATATCATAACGCTAGAAGAGGAACAAGCACGAAGAGGTCGAAAACACTGGGAATTACCTGGAGGGATATTCAAATCAGTTATGAATAGTAAGCAGCAGGAGCCAGAAAACCTTGCACCAGCTAAACCTGAACCTGATACGAAACAAGAGGTGCAACCAATAACTGAGAATCCCTTCTATACATTTGGACAGCTTGGCAGTAAATTAAAGTGTGTTGTAGAGGCCTTCACGGGGAGCAAAGTTTCACAAAAGGATGAGAAACAGTTTACAGAGAAGGAAAATTCTACCGTCACTCAAATGGTTCAAGATGAGGAAAGTGACTCACAAGAGATGCTAGCTGGTATTCCAGTCATAGAAACATACTTAAGGGAAGTGGAAGAGACCCCACAACAAACTGAGAGTAAGAGCGAAATGAATATTGAAGAGAAGTCTGAATCAACCATATGTGCTTTCACAGAAAGGTCTTCTCAGAATATGGAGAAAGAAACAGGATGGCAAGTTAAAAGTGCTTGCAAGTTCGAAGATGGATCTGGGGTAAAAGATTTCCAAGAAAATGGTGACCACACTTGCAATGTTCTAGATCAGGAAGGTGAGAAGGAGATAGTCTCTGAGCCACAGGAGATGTTAGTTGGTCCTGATGAttccaaaacatatgtaaGGGAAGTGGAAGAAACCCCAACACCGAGTTTGAATAAAACTCAGTCCGATGATAGTGTTGGAGCTATGGTGTCTTTTAACAGAGTAAATATTTCTGAGCCAGGAAACATAGATGAGGTGCAAGAGGCAGTGCACAAGGTTCCCAGGCGAAGAAGAGTTTGGAAGACCTCTGAAGACGTCTATAATATGATAAAGGCTCCGAAGGGAAACAACAGGCCCTGGCAGCTAGAAAGTGCGGAAAATGAAACCACAGCGATGTCCTTTCATGAGGAAGGTGTAAGGATCCATCATGCTAGCGAGGAAATAGAAAGCACATCTGGACAAGCTAGTGATTCAGGATTGCAAGAAAATTGGACCGTTCTTAAACAGATGTTTAGGCAGATGTTTCAGACAGCAGATACTAAGGGAGAGGATGAAACTTACTGCTTAGTGGAATCTGAAAGGGGACATCTTGATATCCATCAAAAAGctcaagaaaaatatgaacaGGTTGAGGTGGAGACAGTAAGAACGAATTATGAAGCCTATGCACATACcagagaaaatgaagatgagTCGGCACAAGAAACATATTGTAGAAAAGAGGATGGTAAGGTAGAAGTGCAAGGTAAAACGTCTTTGGTCCGTGAACTGATAGGAGAAGAACTAGAAATGGCTAgcctagaagaagaagatgtgcAGGAAGCATCTGAAGAAGCTGGCTGGGTTCAAGGACTTTCTGAACTTAATGAGATAAATGAGCATGCAGATTCTCATGCTGAAATGCTTGAATATGATCGAAGTGAAACAGATTCAAATAATTCTAGGGAGAGATTTGATCAAACACAGGAACAAGCAGAAGAAACTATGATCGATGGTAGTATAGATACTGACACCAGCAGGTCATCTTTTGAAATGAGACAAGGTGATTCATATATTGAGGAGGTTGGCATTGAGCAACATCGCAGTGATCAATTCCCTGAAAAAGCTAGTGCTGTCAGTAACACGGAAGAACACATTGAAGAAATAGATTCTGATTCGATTCAAAGTGGTTGGAGTGTTGTAGAGGATGACGACAGATCACTGCAGGATGGAGGGGCAAGTCAGGCAGAAAGTAAGCATGACGAATTGGaggaaaccaaagaagaaagtgatgaaatgaaaacaagtCTTGGTGTAGAGAGAAATGGAGATAAGAAAGAACTAGAGCACCAGTTTGAGTGTCAAGAGAATGAAACATATAGAAGCAATGTGGAGGCAGCTGAGTCTTCCTGTCGTTTTCCAAACGGAGAAGAAATTATTGGCGCAGCAACAAATGgaaacatgaaagaaaatgagGGAGAGGAGGGAGAGGAGAGTTGTCGATCATCTATGGAAGAAGAGGGAGATGCTACTTCTGATATTGGCGCAGCAACAGATGgaaacatgaaagaaaatgagGGAGAGGAGAGTTGTCGATCATCTATGGAAGAAGAGGGAGATGCTACTTCTGatatttcacaaaacaaaGCAGAGACAGTTGAGGAACATCTGAAAAAGATAGATgaaacaagagagaaagagagagaaagaaagcaagAGAGAGTTATGGTAGAAAGAGCTATTCGTGAAGCCCGCGAAAGGGCATTTGCTGATGCTATGGAAAGAGCAGGAAAAACTGCAATGGAGAAGGCAAAGGCAGTAGCCCACCGTAGAGAGGTTCCAAGGAAATCAGAAAAGGGATCTGTTGAGGTAAACGATAAGTTATCATCAGCTGAGAAGGCTTCAATGCAAGCCAAACTCAGAGCTGAGCGTGCTGCTGTAGAACGAGCAATCACTGAGGTCAGAGAACGTGCCATGGAAAAAGCATTGTCTGGTAAGTCTGCTGCTTCTCAAGCAAAAAGTTATGGCGGCAGCAAGTCATTTAGCTCTTCTGGTGAAAGACGAGGCTCCTCATCTTCT CAGGGTACGGAGAACAAAAGTTCAGGTCCTTCCAATTCTTCAAACCAGACTg CCAAAGGTGAACCAATCCAGAGATGTAAAGCTAGATCTGAGAGACACCAGAGAACATCTGACCGCGCA GCAGAGGCTCTTGCAGAGAAGAAACTTCGTGATCTTAAAACCCAGAAAGAGCAGACAGAGAGAAAT AGACTCGCGGAAGCTCTTGATGCTGATGTCAAACGGTGGTCGAGTGGAAAGGAAAACAACTTACGGGCGTTGATCTCAACACTCCAATAT ATACTTGGAGCAGAGAGTGGATGGAAACCGATTCCTCTCACTGATCTTGTCTCAAGCGCTTCTGTGAGAAAAGCCTACCGCAAGGCAACTCTTTATGTTCATCCCGACAAGCTTCAACAACGTGGCGCATCCACACAGCAGAAGTACATTTGTGAGAAAGTTTTTGACCTTCTCAAG GAAGCATGGAACAAATTTGGTGCTGACGAACGATAA
- the OTC gene encoding ornithine carbamoyltransferase (ornithine carbamoyltransferase (OTC); FUNCTIONS IN: amino acid binding, ornithine carbamoyltransferase activity, carboxyl- or carbamoyltransferase activity; INVOLVED IN: cellular amino acid metabolic process; LOCATED IN: chloroplast, chloroplast stroma; EXPRESSED IN: 23 plant structures; EXPRESSED DURING: 13 growth stages; CONTAINS InterPro DOMAIN/s: Aspartate/ornithine carbamoyltransferase, carbamoyl-P binding (InterPro:IPR006132), Aspartate/ornithine carbamoyltransferase (InterPro:IPR006130), Aspartate/ornithine carbamoyltransferase, Asp/Orn-binding domain (InterPro:IPR006131), Ornithine carbamoyltransferase (InterPro:IPR002292); BEST Arabidopsis thaliana protein match is: PYRIMIDINE B (TAIR:AT3G20330.1); Has 16793 Blast hits to 16793 proteins in 2905 species: Archae - 534; Bacteria - 11079; Metazoa - 203; Fungi - 280; Plants - 150; Viruses - 6; Other Eukaryotes - 4541 (source: NCBI BLink).), with the protein MAAAMASHVSTARSPALSFSSSSSSFFPGTTLRRFSAVSLPSPALPRLRVSCQASSVTSPSSPSDVKGKSDLKDFLAIDDFDTATIKTILDKASEVKALLKSGERNYLPFKGKSMSMIFAKPSMRTRVSFETGFFLLGGHALYLGPNDIQMGKREETRDVARVLSRYNDIIMARVFAHQDILDLANYSSVPVVNGLTDHNHPCQIMADALTMIEHIGQVEGTKVVYVGDGNNMVHSWLELASVIPFHFVCACPKGYEPDKERVSKAKQAGLSKIEITNDPKEAVIGADVVYSDVWASMGQKDEAEARRKAFQGFQVDEALMKLAGQKAYFMHCLPAERGVEVTNGVVEAPYSIVFPQAENRMHAQNAIMLHLLGF; encoded by the exons ATGGCGGCTGCAATGGCTTCTCATGTTTCGACGGCTCGATCACCGgctctttccttctcttcttcgtcttcctccttCTTCCCCGGTACTACTCTTCGGAGATTCTCCGCCGTTTCACTCCCTTCTCCTGCTCTCCCTCGCCTTCGTGTTTCATGTCAAGCCTCCTCCGTCACTTcgccttcttctccttccgATGTCAAAG gaAAATCTGACCTGAAAGACTTTCTGGCAATAGATGATTTTGACACAGCCACCATTAAAACGATTTTAGACAAGGCTTCAGAGGTTAAGGCCTTGCTGAAATCAGGGGAGAGAAATTATCTACCTTTTAAAGGGAAGTCTATGTCTATGATCTTTGCAAAACCTTCCATGAGGACTCGGGTTTCGTTTGAGACTGGTTTTTTCTTGCTCGGTGGCCATGCGTTATATCTAGGTCCCAATGACATTCAGATGGGTAAGCGGGAGGAAACTCGTGATGTTGCTCGTGTTCTTTCACGCTATAATGACATCATTATGGCTCGTGTATTTGCTCATCAG GACATTCTTGATTTGGCTAACTACTCGAGTGTACCAGTTGTCAATGGTCTGACTGATCATAACCATCCTTGCCAAATCATGGCCGATGCCCTCACAATGATAGAGCACATTGGTCAAGTTGAAGGGACAAAG GTTGTGTATGTTGGAGATGGGAACAACATGGTTCACTCTTGGTTAGAATTGGCATCCGTTATTCCATTCCACTTTGTCTGCGCTTGCCCAAAAGGGTATGAACCAGACAAAGAAAGAGTTTCAAAGGCAAAGCAAGCTGGATTAAGTAAGATAGAGATCACCAATGATCCTAAAGAAGCTGTTATTGGAGCAGATGTTGTGTACTCAGACGTATGGGCCAGTATGGGTCAAAAGGATGAAGCCGAAGCTCGCCGGAAAGCATTCCAAGGATTCCAG GTGGATGAAGCTCTGATGAAGTTGGCGGGTCAAAAAGCCTATTTCATGCATTGTTTGCCTGCAGAGAGAGGAGTTGAGGTGACCAATGGAGTCGTAGAGGCTCCTTATTCCATTGTCTTTCCACAGGCGGAGAATCGCATGCATGCTCAAAATGCTATAATGCTTCACTTGCTCGGCTTTTAA
- the AUL1 gene encoding auxin-like 1 protein (auxin-like 1 protein (AUL1); FUNCTIONS IN: heat shock protein binding; INVOLVED IN: protein folding; EXPRESSED IN: 22 plant structures; EXPRESSED DURING: 13 growth stages; CONTAINS InterPro DOMAIN/s: Heat shock protein DnaJ, N-terminal (InterPro:IPR001623); BEST Arabidopsis thaliana protein match is: Chaperone DnaJ-domain superfamily protein (TAIR:AT4G36520.1); Has 43064 Blast hits to 29150 proteins in 1965 species: Archae - 316; Bacteria - 7312; Metazoa - 16664; Fungi - 4671; Plants - 2417; Viruses - 306; Other Eukaryotes - 11378 (source: NCBI BLink).) yields the protein MEYEKSPTATTFSRKISNNRSHSLSFSANAVYDGVFSSPVNSKSPLVDYGEIFRGSGPSPSSIPFLDVPELNVGKVKVDVRSSKLDYSSVFGGLGACDFAVTPKEVIIKSEKKTSINEDKKRNRRKGGNSSDVPLCNEGKKSPEMVRMKHSDISYHQTVPRNENGATHLTQVPATMPGPIPTQVVDNTSLLHKIESKSTPIPAVEKKLPCNEGREEVKASRKQGSKTEVDFENIFARDGCSTRDDSTCKTVSNGEYRDVKPPSSFQCTLNGEHGASERLSGLNSGPSERYETEDADSPSSPPYFDAETDENSVAAESSAALKKAIEEAQIRMNIAKQMMEKKKSGFRSCAKLKSCDDSKIENKGNTKVEGITEESRDNNSQILGEMVKPSEQSFSNEGDQHAKRARKLWGVPEGLLKSTSDHKPEELEEQDIITLEEEQARRGRKHWELPGGIFKSVMNSKQQEPENLAPAKPEPDTKQEVQPITENPFYTFGQLGSKLKCVVEAFTGSKVSQKDEKQFTEKENSTVTQMVQDEESDSQEMLAGIPVIETYLREVEETPQQTESKSEMNIEEKSESTICAFTERSSQNMEKETGWQVKSACKFEDGSGVKDFQENGDHTCNVLDQEGEKEIVSEPQEMLVGPDDSKTYVREVEETPTPSLNKTQSDDSVGAMVSFNRVNISEPGNIDEVQEAVHKVPRRRRVWKTSEDVYNMIKAPKGNNRPWQLESAENETTAMSFHEEGVRIHHASEEIESTSGQASDSGLQENWTVLKQMFRQMFQTADTKGEDETYCLVESERGHLDIHQKAQEKYEQVEVETVRTNYEAYAHTRENEDESAQETYCRKEDGKVEVQGKTSLVRELIGEELEMASLEEEDVQEASEEAGWVQGLSELNEINEHADSHAEMLEYDRSETDSNNSRERFDQTQEQAEETMIDGSIDTDTSRSSFEMRQGDSYIEEVGIEQHRSDQFPEKASAVSNTEEHIEEIDSDSIQSGWSVVEDDDRSLQDGGASQAESKHDELEETKEESDEMKTSLGVERNGDKKELEHQFECQENETYRSNVEAAESSCRFPNGEEIIGAATNGNMKENEGEEGEESCRSSMEEEGDATSDIGAATDGNMKENEGEESCRSSMEEEGDATSDISQNKAETVEEHLKKIDETREKERERKQERVMVERAIREARERAFADAMERAGKTAMEKAKAVAHRREVPRKSEKGSVEVNDKLSSAEKASMQAKLRAERAAVERAITEVRERAMEKALSGKSAASQAKSYGGSKSFSSSGERRGSSSSGTENKSSGPSNSSNQTGEPIQRCKARSERHQRTSDRAAEALAEKKLRDLKTQKEQTERNRLAEALDADVKRWSSGKENNLRALISTLQYILGAESGWKPIPLTDLVSSASVRKAYRKATLYVHPDKLQQRGASTQQKYICEKVFDLLKEAWNKFGADER from the exons ATGGAGTATGAGAAATCTCCCACTGCTACTACTTTCTCTAGGAAGATTAGTAATAATCGTAGCCATAGTCTTAGCTTTAGTGCAAATGCCGTATACGACggagttttttcttctccggtGAATTCGAAATCTCCTTTAGTTGATTACGGTGAGATTTTCCGAGGTTCAGGTCCTTCTCCGTCTTCGATTCCGTTTCTGGATGTTCCGGAGCTGAACGTTGGTAAGGTTAAGGTCGATGTTCGGAGTTCTAAGCTCGATTACTCTTCGGTGTTTGGTGGCTTAGGAGCTTGCGATTTTGCTGTTACTCCTAAGGAGGTGATCATCAAGTCCGAGAAGAAAACCTCCATTAACGAGGATAAGAAAAG GAATCGTAGGAAAGGTGGAAATTCTTCTGATGTTCCTCTTTGCAACGAGGGGAAAAAATCACCTGAAATGGTTAGGATGAAGCACTCTGATATATCATATCACCAGACGGTCCCTCGTAATGAGAATGGGGCTACTCATCTTACTCAGGTCCCTGCTACTATGCCTGGTCCTATTCCGACTCAAGTGGTTGATAATACGAGTTTGTTGCACAAGATTGAAAGTAAATCAACTCCTATTCCAGCAGTTGAGAAGAAGCTGCCATGTAACGAGGGTCGTGAGGAAGTCAAGGCTTCTAGAAAGCAGGGATCTAAAACTGAGGTTGATTTTGAGAACATTTTTGCTCGAGATGGATGCAGTACGCGTGATGACTCCACGTGTAAGACCGTTTCTAATGGTGAATATCGGGATGTGAAACCGCCTTCAAGCTTTCAGTGTACATTGAATGGTGAACATGGAGCTTCTGAAAGGTTATCGGGTTTAAATTCTGGGCCTTCGGAAAGGTATGAAACTGAAGATGCTGATTCTCCAAGTTCACCTCCATACTTCGATGCTGAAACAGATGAAAATTCGGTTGCCGCTGAGTCTTCTGCAGCACTGAAAAAGGCTATAGAAGAGGCTCAAATAAGAATGAATATTGCAAAACAAAtgatggaaaagaaaaagtccGGCTTTCGCAGTTGTGCAAAACTGAAATCTTGTGATGACTCTAAAATTGAGAATAAAGGGAACACAAAGGTTGAAGGAATTACAGAAGAAAGCAGAGACAACAATTCTCAGATTCTCGGTGAAATGGTGAAACCTTCTGAACAATCATTTTCAAACGAGGGAGATCAGCATGCTAAAAGAGCGCGGAAGCTGTGGGGAGTTCCTGAAGGACTTTTAAAATCAACTTCAGACCATAAGCCAGAAGAGTTAGAAGAGCAAGATATCATAACGCTAGAAGAGGAACAAGCACGAAGAGGTCGAAAACACTGGGAATTACCTGGAGGGATATTCAAATCAGTTATGAATAGTAAGCAGCAGGAGCCAGAAAACCTTGCACCAGCTAAACCTGAACCTGATACGAAACAAGAGGTGCAACCAATAACTGAGAATCCCTTCTATACATTTGGACAGCTTGGCAGTAAATTAAAGTGTGTTGTAGAGGCCTTCACGGGGAGCAAAGTTTCACAAAAGGATGAGAAACAGTTTACAGAGAAGGAAAATTCTACCGTCACTCAAATGGTTCAAGATGAGGAAAGTGACTCACAAGAGATGCTAGCTGGTATTCCAGTCATAGAAACATACTTAAGGGAAGTGGAAGAGACCCCACAACAAACTGAGAGTAAGAGCGAAATGAATATTGAAGAGAAGTCTGAATCAACCATATGTGCTTTCACAGAAAGGTCTTCTCAGAATATGGAGAAAGAAACAGGATGGCAAGTTAAAAGTGCTTGCAAGTTCGAAGATGGATCTGGGGTAAAAGATTTCCAAGAAAATGGTGACCACACTTGCAATGTTCTAGATCAGGAAGGTGAGAAGGAGATAGTCTCTGAGCCACAGGAGATGTTAGTTGGTCCTGATGAttccaaaacatatgtaaGGGAAGTGGAAGAAACCCCAACACCGAGTTTGAATAAAACTCAGTCCGATGATAGTGTTGGAGCTATGGTGTCTTTTAACAGAGTAAATATTTCTGAGCCAGGAAACATAGATGAGGTGCAAGAGGCAGTGCACAAGGTTCCCAGGCGAAGAAGAGTTTGGAAGACCTCTGAAGACGTCTATAATATGATAAAGGCTCCGAAGGGAAACAACAGGCCCTGGCAGCTAGAAAGTGCGGAAAATGAAACCACAGCGATGTCCTTTCATGAGGAAGGTGTAAGGATCCATCATGCTAGCGAGGAAATAGAAAGCACATCTGGACAAGCTAGTGATTCAGGATTGCAAGAAAATTGGACCGTTCTTAAACAGATGTTTAGGCAGATGTTTCAGACAGCAGATACTAAGGGAGAGGATGAAACTTACTGCTTAGTGGAATCTGAAAGGGGACATCTTGATATCCATCAAAAAGctcaagaaaaatatgaacaGGTTGAGGTGGAGACAGTAAGAACGAATTATGAAGCCTATGCACATACcagagaaaatgaagatgagTCGGCACAAGAAACATATTGTAGAAAAGAGGATGGTAAGGTAGAAGTGCAAGGTAAAACGTCTTTGGTCCGTGAACTGATAGGAGAAGAACTAGAAATGGCTAgcctagaagaagaagatgtgcAGGAAGCATCTGAAGAAGCTGGCTGGGTTCAAGGACTTTCTGAACTTAATGAGATAAATGAGCATGCAGATTCTCATGCTGAAATGCTTGAATATGATCGAAGTGAAACAGATTCAAATAATTCTAGGGAGAGATTTGATCAAACACAGGAACAAGCAGAAGAAACTATGATCGATGGTAGTATAGATACTGACACCAGCAGGTCATCTTTTGAAATGAGACAAGGTGATTCATATATTGAGGAGGTTGGCATTGAGCAACATCGCAGTGATCAATTCCCTGAAAAAGCTAGTGCTGTCAGTAACACGGAAGAACACATTGAAGAAATAGATTCTGATTCGATTCAAAGTGGTTGGAGTGTTGTAGAGGATGACGACAGATCACTGCAGGATGGAGGGGCAAGTCAGGCAGAAAGTAAGCATGACGAATTGGaggaaaccaaagaagaaagtgatgaaatgaaaacaagtCTTGGTGTAGAGAGAAATGGAGATAAGAAAGAACTAGAGCACCAGTTTGAGTGTCAAGAGAATGAAACATATAGAAGCAATGTGGAGGCAGCTGAGTCTTCCTGTCGTTTTCCAAACGGAGAAGAAATTATTGGCGCAGCAACAAATGgaaacatgaaagaaaatgagGGAGAGGAGGGAGAGGAGAGTTGTCGATCATCTATGGAAGAAGAGGGAGATGCTACTTCTGATATTGGCGCAGCAACAGATGgaaacatgaaagaaaatgagGGAGAGGAGAGTTGTCGATCATCTATGGAAGAAGAGGGAGATGCTACTTCTGatatttcacaaaacaaaGCAGAGACAGTTGAGGAACATCTGAAAAAGATAGATgaaacaagagagaaagagagagaaagaaagcaagAGAGAGTTATGGTAGAAAGAGCTATTCGTGAAGCCCGCGAAAGGGCATTTGCTGATGCTATGGAAAGAGCAGGAAAAACTGCAATGGAGAAGGCAAAGGCAGTAGCCCACCGTAGAGAGGTTCCAAGGAAATCAGAAAAGGGATCTGTTGAGGTAAACGATAAGTTATCATCAGCTGAGAAGGCTTCAATGCAAGCCAAACTCAGAGCTGAGCGTGCTGCTGTAGAACGAGCAATCACTGAGGTCAGAGAACGTGCCATGGAAAAAGCATTGTCTGGTAAGTCTGCTGCTTCTCAAGCAAAAAGTTATGGCGGCAGCAAGTCATTTAGCTCTTCTGGTGAAAGACGAGGCTCCTCATCTTCT GGTACGGAGAACAAAAGTTCAGGTCCTTCCAATTCTTCAAACCAGACTg GTGAACCAATCCAGAGATGTAAAGCTAGATCTGAGAGACACCAGAGAACATCTGACCGCGCA GCAGAGGCTCTTGCAGAGAAGAAACTTCGTGATCTTAAAACCCAGAAAGAGCAGACAGAGAGAAAT AGACTCGCGGAAGCTCTTGATGCTGATGTCAAACGGTGGTCGAGTGGAAAGGAAAACAACTTACGGGCGTTGATCTCAACACTCCAATAT ATACTTGGAGCAGAGAGTGGATGGAAACCGATTCCTCTCACTGATCTTGTCTCAAGCGCTTCTGTGAGAAAAGCCTACCGCAAGGCAACTCTTTATGTTCATCCCGACAAGCTTCAACAACGTGGCGCATCCACACAGCAGAAGTACATTTGTGAGAAAGTTTTTGACCTTCTCAAG GAAGCATGGAACAAATTTGGTGCTGACGAACGATAA